In the genome of Nisaea sediminum, one region contains:
- a CDS encoding helix-turn-helix transcriptional regulator has translation MPRVARTYSSPTSQILKLVGKRIKLSRKTAGMSEANLAERVGIARSTLQRIEAGDPSVEIGIVLEAALISGTRLFDPDVTRLLTETEMLERRLAPAPRVYSSHKRQIDDDF, from the coding sequence ATGCCCAGGGTCGCACGCACCTATTCCTCCCCGACCAGCCAGATTCTGAAGCTGGTCGGCAAGCGGATCAAACTCTCGCGCAAGACCGCCGGAATGTCCGAGGCGAATCTGGCGGAGCGCGTGGGGATTGCACGCAGCACGCTTCAGCGCATCGAAGCCGGCGATCCGTCCGTCGAAATCGGGATCGTGCTGGAGGCGGCCCTGATTTCCGGAACCAGGTTGTTTGACCCGGATGTAACCCGGCTTCTGACCGAAACCGAAATGCTCGAGCGCCGCCTCGCGCCGGCGCCGCGCGTCTATTCTTCGCACAAGCGGCAGATAGACGATGACTTCTGA
- a CDS encoding NAD(P)/FAD-dependent oxidoreductase, giving the protein MIPWAKAGHGAVAHTTSYYAASANPSPERPPLKGDIEIDILIVGAGYSGLSTALHLVEKGYKVAIIEAARVGWGASGRNGGQIVNGLNASLQTIRKRYGVDTANFVAGLVQEGGEIIRERVKTYDIQCDLKHGNVFTAYTSAHMRELEERLKLWAGYGIRNQEMLDKAALREHINSDAYAGGMIDRSGGHMHPLNLALGEAAAFEKLGGKIYEQTPAVDVDTNAAKPVVKTEGGSITCKTLVLCGNAYLGHVVPTLSPRVMPVSTQVMATEPLGEERANDLIPTDVCVEDVRYILDYFRLSADKRMLFGGGTVYGGTDPSDIRAKLQPNMDKVFPQLKGVKIEYAWSGNFALSFSRVPQMGRIGNNTYFAHGYSGHGVTGSHTFGRILAEAIGGDRSRFDVFENVPWYPFPGGRLFRVPYSVAGSWWYTLRDKLGV; this is encoded by the coding sequence ATGATCCCCTGGGCAAAAGCCGGCCACGGCGCCGTCGCTCACACCACAAGCTATTATGCTGCCAGTGCCAACCCGTCGCCGGAGCGTCCGCCGCTCAAGGGCGATATCGAGATCGATATCCTGATTGTCGGCGCCGGATATAGTGGGCTTTCGACCGCGCTGCACCTGGTCGAGAAGGGCTACAAGGTTGCGATCATCGAGGCCGCCCGGGTCGGCTGGGGTGCCTCCGGGCGGAACGGCGGGCAGATCGTGAACGGGCTGAATGCCAGCCTGCAGACGATCAGGAAGCGCTACGGCGTGGATACCGCCAATTTTGTCGCCGGCCTGGTGCAGGAAGGCGGCGAGATCATCCGCGAGCGGGTCAAGACCTACGACATCCAGTGCGACCTGAAGCACGGCAACGTCTTCACCGCCTATACCAGCGCGCATATGCGCGAGCTGGAAGAGCGGCTGAAGCTCTGGGCCGGCTACGGCATCAGGAACCAGGAGATGCTCGACAAGGCCGCGCTCCGCGAGCACATCAATTCGGACGCCTATGCCGGCGGCATGATCGACCGGTCGGGCGGTCACATGCACCCGCTGAACCTGGCGCTCGGCGAGGCGGCGGCGTTCGAGAAGCTCGGCGGCAAGATCTACGAGCAGACGCCCGCCGTGGATGTCGACACCAACGCGGCGAAACCGGTTGTGAAGACCGAGGGCGGCTCGATCACCTGCAAGACTTTGGTGCTCTGCGGCAACGCCTATCTGGGGCACGTGGTCCCGACGCTGTCGCCGCGGGTCATGCCGGTCTCGACCCAGGTCATGGCGACGGAACCGCTCGGCGAGGAGCGGGCCAACGACCTCATCCCGACCGACGTCTGCGTCGAGGACGTGCGCTACATCCTCGACTATTTCCGGCTCTCGGCCGACAAGCGGATGCTGTTCGGCGGCGGCACGGTCTATGGCGGCACCGATCCGAGCGATATCCGCGCCAAGCTGCAGCCCAACATGGACAAGGTCTTCCCGCAGCTTAAGGGCGTGAAGATCGAATACGCCTGGAGCGGCAATTTCGCGCTCTCGTTCAGCCGCGTGCCGCAAATGGGTAGGATCGGCAACAATACCTATTTCGCGCACGGCTACAGCGGCCACGGCGTCACCGGCTCGCACACCTTCGGCCGCATACTCGCCGAGGCGATCGGCGGCGACCGGTCCCGCTTCGACGTGTTCGAGAACGTGCCCTGGTACCCGTTCCCGGGCGGCCGGCTGTTCCGGGTGCCGTACTCGGTCGCCGGCTCCTGGTGGTACACGCTCAGGGACAAGCTCGGGGTCTGA